From the Musa acuminata AAA Group cultivar baxijiao chromosome BXJ3-7, Cavendish_Baxijiao_AAA, whole genome shotgun sequence genome, one window contains:
- the LOC135642393 gene encoding ubiquitin C-terminal hydrolase 22-like, which produces MSSNSAADGTRPLRLPPPCSHLAAYRSCGGAAGGGGLRSLHRCLRRRPPLGRPEVHREPGEVPRCASCRRGGPRLYACLACAAVSCLHHAPDHASAPGHEIAVDVDRAELFCAACLDQVYDHDFDAAVVIALTMPAASRPPPPQPGSRAKRPRRVEYRPWAPDAPERAVIGRRSSLLIVREGNASSSSTITTANSTAAAAAATSCATSSAPLPWGLRGLNNLGNTCFMNSVLQALLHTPLLRNYFLSDRHNRMVCQQKSRKKAYSKERSNARDATVGLQFCLACDLDAMYSAVFSGDRKPYSPAKFLYSWWRYASNLANYQQHDAHEFFICMLDGIHEKEQDPGKRPSHVSSGECCIAHRVFSGTLRSDVTCTMCGFTSTTYDPCVDISLDLDSKQDPTKVTGSKLHMNGGEANSMFASQTCGTSTLMECLERFTRPEKLGADQKLFCQHCQVRQESLKQMSIRKIPLVTCFHIKRFEHSSMRKMSRKVDQYLHFPFSLDLAPYLSSSILRARYGNRVFASSGDDSDTSIESISNLELFAVVTHSGKLDAGHYLTYLRLNSQWYRCDDAWITCVSERVVRASQAYMLFYVQKILYYKASENVVVS; this is translated from the exons ATGTCCTCCAATTCCGCCGCCGACGGCACCCGTCCTCTCCGCCTCCCGCCGCCCTGCTCCCACCTCGCCGCCTACCGCTCATGCGGCGGCGCCGCCGGGGGTGGTGGCCTCCGCTCCCTCCACCgctgcctccgccgccgcccgCCCCTTGGACGCCCGGAGGTCCACCGCGAACCCGGGGAGGTCCCCCGCTGCGCCTCCTGCCGCCGCGGGGGCCCCCGGCTCTACGCCTGCCTCGCCTGCGCTGCCGTTTCCTGCCTTCACCACGCCCCGGACCACGCCTCCGCCCCCGGTCACGAGATCGCCGTCGACGTCGATCGAGCCGAGCTCTTCTGCGCGGCGTGTCTTGATCAGGTGTACGACCACGATTTCGACGCCGCCGTCGTGATCGCGCTCACCATGCCCGCCGCTTCCCGCCCTCCGCCGCCGCAGCCAGGGAGCCGGGCGAAGCGGCCCCGGAGGGTGGAGTACCGGCCGTGGGCGCCGGATGCGCCCGAGCGGGCCGTGATCGGGCGGAGATCAAGCTTGTTGATCGTCCGCGAGGGCAATGCCTCCTCTTCATCTACCATCACCACTGCGAATTCGAcggcggccgccgccgccgccacctcctgCGCCACGTCTTCCGCTCCGTTGCCATGGGGTTTGAGGGGTTTGAACAACCTCGGCAACACCTGCTTCATGAACTCTGTTCTCCAGGCCCTGCTCCACACGCCGTTGCTAAGGAACTATTTCTTGAGCGACCGACACAACCGCATGGTTTGCCAACAGAAGAGCAGAAAGAAGGCTTACAGCAAAGAGAGAAGCAATGCCCGAGACGCGACGGTGGGATTGCAATTTTGTCTGGCCTGTGATTTAGACGCGATGTACTCGGCTGTCTTCTCTGGCGATCGGAAGCCTTACAGCCCTGCCAAATTCCTTTACAG TTGGTGGCGATATGCATCAAACCTTGCAAATTACCAACAACACGATGCACATGAATTTTTTATTTGCATGCTTGATGGAATCCATGAAAAAGAGCAGGATCCAGGCAAACGTCCCAGTCATG TAAGCAGTGGAGAATGTTGCATTGCTCATAGGGTGTTTTCTGGTACCTTGAGATCCGATGTCACTTGCACCATGTGTGGGTTCACATCTACAACATATGACCCTTGCGTGGACATCTCCTTGGACTTGGATTCTAAGCAGGATCCTACGAAGGTGACAGGCTCAAAGCTTCACATGAATGGTGGAGAAGCCAATTCGATGTTTGCAAGCCAAACATGTGGAACTTCTACCCTTATGGAGTGTCTGGAACGATTCACCAGGCCTGAAAAATTGGGCGCTGATCAGAAGCTCTTCTGCCAACATTGTCAAGTTAGGCAGGAATCCCTCAAACAGATGTCTATAAGAAAGATCCCACTGGTAACTTGCTTTCACATCAAGCGGTTTGAGCATTCATCAATGAGAAAAATGTCACGGAAGGTTGATCAATATCTGCACTTTCCATTTTCCCTGGACTTGGCCCCATACCTCTCATCCTCCATCCTCAGGGCTAGATACGGCAATCGGGTGTTTGCTTCAAGTGGTGATGATTCAGACACTTCAATTGAGTCGATATCAAACTTGGAATTATTTGCAGTTGTTACACATAGTGGTAAATTAGATGCTGGCCATTATCTAACATATTTACGACTCAATAGTCAGTGGTACAGATGCGATGATGCATGGATCACTTGTGTCAGTGAAAGGGTGGTGAGAGCTTCACAGGCATATATGCTGTTCTATGTACAGAAAATTCTTTACTACAAAGCAAGCGAGAACGTGGTCGTCTCTTGA